TAACTTTATGTTAAGATTTTCAGTTTAAGAATTGCCTaccgtatttttttttttataaaatcaacCCACTTTTAGCCACCCACTTTGTGCACATACATGCAGCAAATGTAcgtaaaacacacaaaaatcaCACGCATGAATAGGGTTAAGTTATGTTTTAGTTGATAGCACTTAAGAAAAAAGTCATGTCGATTGTAATGACACCAGAAGATGTTTATGTTATAAGGATAATGCCGATGGTGGGCACAAACTGTTAATCATTGTCATCATGCATTAATGCGAACGGAGTGAAAAGCTTAGGAGTACGATATCTGTTATATGCCAGCTGTGCGTCTGATTTACGATTACGATTAAGCGAAGCAGTAATAGTGAATGGTATTGTAAAATGCATAACCCCAAtatagtatacatatatatatatattttttttttgcattatgCAAACGACAAATGAAGCTGtgtaaataacaacaaaataagAGACACCCCCAGAAATCCGAAGCAGAAATATAAtgttacatatttatatatatacactccTTGTATATGCTACTTAAAGCCGCCTCTACCGCCTCATTTCATCCGATTTCCGGAACTTGCAGCTCAAAATGTCACATATGCGGTGTCCGACGAAATCGAAATTGTGCCCATAACTCATGGCGGTTGAAGGAGCTGAAAAGGAACTCCGACTGAACTATGGCTAATGATCGGTTCGAGATGTAACTCAAATATCTCTTTTTAGGCAATCCGAGTTGTGGATGCTTGACTGTATTCCCAAATATGCCGAGTCTGTCCTGACATTAGCTATAGTTCTATCGGGGCGTATCCAAACTAAAACTATGATGTGCAATCCGTGGTGATTGTGACTCCAAGCTTGCCGAGTTATACCAGATACCCCCCCACAactatttatacatatatagatagcTATGTATATGAGTAGCATACGATGATGTAACATTGATCCACGTAGAGTTCGGTGAGAGAAATCCGGAGGCAGAGAATTACTAAAGTAAAATATTGAAGAGGCAGCAAGCCGTATAAATTAATTGTGTATCGGCGTGAAGTCAAGAGTCGGGAATCGAAGTCCTATGAAAATATTGCGTTGTAATTGTATGTACTAAAATCTAAAcgattattaaaaaaaataataataaaagaaatcCATAAGAAAGTCGAAAAACAATACCTTAATGCAAAGAACAACCGGCGAGAGATCCGaaaacaaaattgtaagttaaataaaaacgtatgaaaaaaagaacagaaaaatgcaaagcaaATGTGGTTTATATTTAACGAGGGGTTAATTTAAACATATAGCATCTTTATCAGCGAGTTTGAGAATATCCATAAAAATCGTTCAAGTCCCAAAAATTTGACACACAAAAATATCTGTTTCATTTTACATTGAAATTCAttgctatttttatttcgtatttcattaatattaattacatttcTTGTATATATcttgtgtgtatatatatatgtataattttatttccatgTAATTTATGTTTcgtttgttgattttgttgaCTGCTCAAAGCTGGCGAATATGTTCGTTTCGAAGGTTATCTAAAATTAGTTACGAAAACTCagcgaaaatatatatatatcctgTTTGCAATTCTGGCCGGTTACACTGACAAataaatgtggaaaatatcgtgtaaatttcaaaaatagaAACTGTCAGCCAACAAACACAACGCTTTTTACTCAAAAAATAATTGGCTGTCGGTGATTAAATTCGCAAGTAAAATAGAGTCAACTCTTGTTTGCTTTCTCGTTGAAAGTAAGCAATAAGTTagcaaaaaataacaattaaaaaatagcAGTTAACTATTTCGAATACGAATCCCCAGAAGACGCGAGCCGATCTTTTCacattgtatatatatatatttctaaaaGGTAAAGCGATGAAAATGTGTGCCAAAAGCAGCTCTTCTAATCATGGAACACTTATGGAACGAATAGAACGcgctttgtttttaatttttccttttttttttgttttgatgttATCATTTTAACAGCAACAGAAACGAGAGAGCATAGTTATAGGATATTGATTTGTGGTGGCGCGGAGGTGAAGGGAGCGGGGTAATCGGGGCTGAAACAACAATTCAGATTTAGCAAGATTTCCTTCTCTACAATTATGTGGTTTATTAAATACATATGGATATTCCTTCATATtgtatattatgtatatataattcatTTGATTTACTTAAACgctatgcatgtgtgtgtgccactTTTGAAAACagaactatatatatatatatatatatatgtatatataatgaCCTGATCCCGATTGCGAACCTCTCAAATAAGGTGAAACCATAAAACTGATCGTTTAATTCAATTCCGATTTCAAACAATGTGAGTCGAGTTAAAAAATGGGAAACAGGTGCATAGATCTGCATTATTTCTGGTATTCCCATACAAGGTAGGGGATGTGAAACAATAGGATCGTTGGGGAGGGGATGGTAATTTGGAATAGAGTTAACAATAAATAAGATTGGCATGTAGTGCGTCCTATCGCTCATCTGCGGAATGTCCTTGTTTTACGTGCGTGTGTAAGTACTCAAAAGTTGAATATTTCACTTTAGTTTAGCTGTTGCAGTGTTTGTGTTCGTGTGTAAATTGATTTAAACTTAGtttgcatttttataattGCATTATCTCGACGTtaacaaattacattttagTATAATTTCCATATAAATTATCGTTACTTTGACTTATACAATTAACAACCAGGCTAAATAGTTCGCTACAGATCCCCGCCCACTGAGAACTCTGCCCACGCTCATCGTACTCCTTCAATTAGAGCGAGATGCAACTACGCAGgcagacagagagagagagagagtgagggAGAGGGGGAGAGTGGTGGGCGGGGAAACTAATacacaatttcaattgaattataaatcTTTAACTTTAACGCGTGACGCCTTTGCTGAATGTTATGTTCAATCTTTTGGTCTTGTTCAAAACGATAATAATTTGCTTGCAAATggtgaataaaaaaaaaaacatctgGAGTCTTAAAACATAAAGTTCTGGGTGATAGgagcgcagcagcagcagcagcaggaggaacAGGATGATGTATATCTAGAACTGCACCCAGTTGGCGTTGGCCGAGTTCTGTTGTCCTTGGTTGCCACTAGAAAACCAAGAATTCGCAATGTAAAGCAGATATAGTTGGGAATAATCCCAGTTACAACTCACCCGGCTGATGCGTAGTCGGTCCATTCGGATCCTCCAGCGGCGGGTCTGTGGGCGGGCGAAACGCCGGGACTTTGCCGTACCGTCGTGTTTGCGGCGGCTGCGGCCGGTGGCGGAGCGATCTTGCCAAGGCCACCGGGCGGCGGTGGCAGCACGCCCGAGGAGCCTTTGTTCTTGCCAGTGCGCGAGGATCCCTCGGAGCCGTCCTTTTTCTGAAACAAACAACGAAGTTCCCATCCATTAAACAAGTTCGGATTCAACGGTTTTTTAGGTTTGAAAACGTTATCTTCGGCCACAAACACAATGATCAAGTTTCAACATCTCAGAAACTCAGATATGCTGATTAAGCAAAATGAGTGGTTTGGATGGGGAAGTCTTCTTTCCCAGAAAAATAGCTGATATAGCAGCATTCAAAGTACATGCAGCTACACCCACCGTTATCCGCATGTTGATCTTGATGGTCTCGCCCTCCTTGAATCCCAGATCGAGCTCCTGCTTGGGCTCCGTCTTCTCCTTCTCGATCTGCTCCTGGTTCTTTACCCACTTGAAGTGATCCTGCAGCGCAACATTCAGATCGAACGAATCGGATCGATCGCCGAATCCGAGGCCCAGAAATGCCGATCGCCCATTATCGTCCTGCACGCGGATGACAAAATAGCGGGAGCTATCTGAAACCGCCTCGATGGCCACGCCGGGATATGTGTCGATGGGGCAGTTGGCGAACAGGGCACCACTGGTCTTGTCCTCCAGCTTGAGGACAACGGCGGTGCCCTTGGCCACCAGTCGCATCCTGCCCGTCCAGGTGGGCTCCTTTAAGTTCCAATCTCCCGCTCTGCGAATAGGATAAATCACTTAGAATGGTTCTCGCTTCTTCTGGCGAAAATTGTATGCGCACAATGATAAGGAAAGTTCAATATATTATTTAGGTCTAAAGATCTGACAGAAAACTAACGAAATGGACTTTATCTAGCGTTTCTAGTCTAAGAATGCTTTTAGTTTCCATGTTATCTGCAAGAACttccattttttgttgtaGTTGTAAGAAGTTAATAGATCAAGATGATAAAGGATTTGTGAGGAAATCATGCATATTATGATCCCAagatgatatatatatacagaaaGAATTAACTATCTCGTAAGATAATTGATATTACGATATATTTAGGCCATAATTTGGAATGGAAAAACCGGTGGAATGTGGTTCTTGTGGATTAATTCGCTTGGCATTCGATTAATGGGTCGTTCGTAGTAGCTTTTTAATTATGGTATACCCCCAATATTTGAGTTATTCCGATAATTTGTGTTATTTGCCCACCTGAGCGCAGTTAACTGTGAAAtgaacagcaacaaaaggaaaacaaagagAGTGGCTGCAAATAGCAACAATTACACGCACGCCAGCGAAGCTTTTTCGCTGCCCCCCGTTTCTTTCTGTGTGtttatctgtttttttttttttgtttttgttcttggCTCCCTGATACGTGTAAGTGAAAATGTTCAACAATAATTCcaggaaaaaaaatcaattggaTTTGAACTTCACAGCCTCAGCAGCAGAAGTCGCGCTGCCTTTAACCTTGACTTTTTCTTAGAAAAACATAATTAATGCATTCCCACACCCCCAGTggatatatgcacatatatatttagttatatGTGCAGTGAGTGGGCGTTGAAATGCACGAAGAACTTTCAATTTTGATGGCAGAAAATCCAAAAGCAAGGGGCGAAAAAAAGTAGTCACCTGGTTTGCCAGCCGATTTGTCGACTTACCTATAACCACGATTGCTCGCACGGGGTGGTATTTTGTAGATAAACACCTCCGGCTTCACGATCAGCACACTTTCGTATTCCATCTTATTCGAAGTTCagataaatttgattttgtttattatcTGAATCTTTCCAAGTGTTTTTTTAAGCTTTAGCCAGTGTGACCGGCGGGCGATAGTCTGCATATGCCAAGCGACCCTCGAAAATATACCAACACAAAAGTGTTGAACATCATTTTTAAATTCAGatttaaaaactattaaattgattaaatgattaaacattttaagttCAAATCTAAtgtttttttggaaaataacaTTATCGTAGTTTAACTATCACTGAAATTTGTGTCATTATTAACATTTCTTAGTAGTTAGTAGTAGTCATTGAATGCTAGTGTGGCTGCAACCAATAAAATGAGTTCCAATCAAATGGCGATGAATAATCGAGTGCGAATTGTTGTGGTTGGCGATTCGGGTAAATAATGGACGTCAAACGCTTTCCGTGGCACTAATCCTCTCGAGAATTCCCCTTACCCAGGTGTGGGGAAGACCTCCCTGACGCACCTGATCACCCACAACGAAGCCCTCATCCGGCCCGGCTGGACGGTGGGCTGCAACATCCAGGTGAAGATGCATCCGTTCAGGGAGGGCACCGCTCGCGAGTGTCCCTACTTCGTGGAGCTGTTCGATGTTGGGGGATCGCTGAACCACAAGAACACGCGCAGCGTCTTCTATGCGGGCATCGATGGAATCATTCTGGTGCACGACCTTACCAACGCCAAGTCGCAGAGGCAGCTAATCGACTGGCTGTACGAGATCGTCAACAAGGAGGGCAAGGATACGAACAAATCGAACGGAGCCTCCATGCCGCCATCGCCGCCCAGCCCGCTGAGCAGCTTCTCAACGGACAACCTCGGAACGGACGGCCACATTCTCTTCGACATGGAGGAGTTTCTGGGCGCCACGCAAACGCCTATCCTGGTCATGGGCACCAAGCTGGATCTCTTGGACGAGAAGCGCCATCCCAAAATGGGGGTGAAGAAGCCGGGCGGAATAGGTGCCTCCTAATATGACATTTAACAAATGCTTCCTCCTAACGTTTATCTATTTCAATATCCCTCAGCCGACAAGTGTGGAGCCGAGGAGATTTGGCTAAATTGCCGCAACAGTCGCAGCCTGGCCGCTGGTACCACTGATGCCGTGAAACTGTCCCGCTTCTTTGACCGCGTTATCGAAAATCGCAAAGCGCTGCGCGCAGCCCTAGCATTCGGAGTGAGCAGCTCCAACGCCGTCAGTCCGCCCGACAGGCGACGTTTTGGCCCGACCAGTGCCAAAATGGAAGACAGCGTCTTGCCCCTCCTGGATACCCAAGACCTCAAGTGACTAATGCACTCAATTCAGTAGTTCTAAGTTGTAGTTATCGTACGGGAAGCATTACAAAAAGAAACGATTAATTCCCATTATAAAATCAGACTTGCTGTTGTTTAGAAAATGTTATGCATTGCCTTAGGAGCGCGTTTTGAGCAAATCTCGATACCAGTTGGGCAGGATTTGATGTTCCGGACCGCGCAGCACTTCGTAGCTGGCGTGCTTATTTAAAAAAGTCACCTGGACCACCGCAAACGGATCGTTAATGTTCACCAGCAGCTTCTTAAGATTGCGCAGAAACTGTTCCAGGTACCAAGCCATTGCCGATGCACTCCACGGTTTGTTGCGGGCCAGTGTTGCCACATCGATCTCATCGATCCTCTGCAGCATGCCCTTGGTGTCGCGGAGTCCCACGTAGAGCGTAGTGATGCCCACCAGGAATGACTGACTCCACCAGTTGGCAGACTTGAACGATTTGAAGGTGCGAATTTGGTGAGGGTTCATATTGAAGACGCTGGTCTTTAGCTCTACGAATTTCAATGAGTCGAGCACTCTGCAATCTTTGAAGTCACTAATGGGATTCGTGTAAGTGTATACACAAATAATGAATGGATGGAACATTAATCATTCATAAGTATTTAAACCCTGGACCACTCACACTGGCTCCTTGCTGTCCACACAGTCCAGTTCGGCGCCGTATAGCATCAAAATCCCGGCCAGGTTCGTGCGGTACACGCCCATGAACTCCTCTGCCTCGTTGACCGGCACATTGGTCACCGGTTTTCCCTGCGCCTGGGCACTGGTCAGGTACTGCTCGAACTTGAAGCCCCAGGAGCACATGACCCGCTGTGCCCTGCTCATGTTCGCGttctccagctgctgctcTGGGGTTTCCTCCTTGCACATGTAGACGTTGCCGTTCAGGAGCGTCGCCTTGACGCGGAATGAGCGATTATCATACTGCAGGCACATTATCTGCCGCAAAATACCGCGCAGTGTTACAAAGTCGCTGTCCAGGCGTAGATTTCTCGCATCGGAGCTACTCTGACGGAGCAGCTCCTTCTGGTGTTGCTTAATGTAGGTCAGCATAATTTCCAGATCCCGTTTGCCGTTCTCGACGGGCTTACGGATCACATCCTCTATACCCCCGTTAAGATCGAACGGCAGCGGTGGCCACGGTTGGCCAGCCAAGTAGCTGGCGCAGCTGGCGTCGTCCACAAATTCCCGGCTAGCGTTTATGCTGCACACACCGATGCACTTCGGGCGGCTTATCGAGGGAAACGGCGTATTGTACATCGCGCCCAGCTTGTGCTGCCCCCAGGGCACACTGATGAAGCCCGCGTTCTCGGCCATTTCCTTCGCCTCCGCGGATTTTCCAAGTTCAAACTATAATTATCCGGAAAATAACGCTAATATTTATTAGAGGTGGAGAAAAATCGCAAACATCGATGTTTTTCGAGGAATCATCGATTATTTTCTTTCTCCACTGCGCAACTAAATGGGCTAAGACCTTGGGAAATGGTTGTGGTGAGAATCAAGTGTAGGCGATTAGTATCGAAAGCtaaattgtattaaaaatgGGATGATGATGtgcttattaattttaatgtaatAAGTGAACGCTAATGATGATAGTACCTCGATGAAGAGAAAAAATTTTGACTCTTAGATTTGCTTTATGTTCTGTTTGAGCACGTCTATTCACCACGAGGTATTTGCAAGcttaaatcaaacaatttgTGTGACCACAGTCATGGGAATCTAAGAATATACTAAATACCAAAATAACACGAAATCCGATTCGGTTTTGTTCAtagatttgtttttatgtttatttgtaaCCACCAAACGTGGCTGGCCAATGAAGCATCTCCTGGAGGATCCCTCGGTCCTGGCCGAGCTGCAGGTGCTGCCGGATAAGACCGGTGGTGTACAGGATCGACAGGAGGCCGCCAAGAATCCTGCAGAGAATTCCGTGCCCGACGAAGATTTGCCGGCTGCAGGAGGCGATTTGCTACGCGTTAAGGATACTCTGGGCCAGCTGGCCTGCAGTCTGCACAAGCTGTCCAAAAACGATCACATAGTCATCGATCGGTGGGTAGTAATCCCTATTTTTTGGAGCTTTCATTCACCTTCTCTGATCACGTTCCGTGATCTTTTATTCCTGTGCAGAAAGCGCCATCAGGTGATTCGCACAGATGCGGCTACGCAACAATTAACGATTTACCGCTGTCCGGATCCCGCCGTCATGGGGATTCGCCCGGCGATAGAGAAAAATGCCCAGAATCCGCCTGCCAAAGTGGGTAGACCATCGAAAAGAGCCTGTTCGGTTGCCACCGCTCCTGTGGCGAAGAAACCAACACTAGCGGAGCAAAAACCTGCTCCCGACACCCATCGCACTAGATCCGGTCGCCAGGTGCGCAGCTTGATGCCACAGCCCGCTCCCGTGACCAGTGGCTCAGCGGTTGAGCCAAGTTCTGCCCGCATGCTTGAGATGCTGGTGGCCGACTTGCGGGACAAGGACTACCGGGCACCCATGGCAGCGCCGAAAAGCACGAGTGTCAGCAGCAGCGTCAGTATAAGCCAGGAACCGACCACAACGACAACCATCCAACGAGCCGTGCCCAAAAATGCCGTTTGTCCCGGCTGTGGAAAGATCTTTTTGGGACGCCGTCTGCAGCGTCACTTTGTCAAATTCCCAGAGCACATGCCGCGTCCGGGCGAGCAGACACCACCTGTAGCTGTAGCTACAGTACCATCAACGGTTCATCCTCCCTCCACGCCGTCGCTGTTCGGCCTTCTGACCGCCCAACTGCAGCGGCATTCCCATCTCAGCGAGGAACAGCGCTCTGATCTCTTTCTTAACGAACTTAACGACTTTGTGGAGCAGCTGCAATTGCGCAGCCAACGGCTTATACGGAATACCTCTGGACTGCATTTTGTAAATGCACGAATTGCACGAGTTTTGGGCATACCCGAGGGTCAGTATGCGTTGGATATGTCCGCCATGGAGTCGCCGCTGGCACCGATGCCGGAATCAGAGGGAGCGGCCTTGGTTGCCGGCAGCGGTAGTGAAGGAGCCCGCAATCTGGTGGTCTACGCAGAGTTGAGCATGTCGCTGGACGATCCGCTCACAGACGAGGCTGCACAGCGTCTCAATCTATCGGCGGGCGGTCAACTTCATCCGCCTTCCGAGGAGAGTCTGCTTAGAAACGTCAGCGATCTTATGCAGCCGCCAGTGGCAACTGCTCCTCCGACTGTGAACCATGGCTACGATCATGCCAGCGATAATGCCGTGGAGGCCCTGACCATGAAGGAAACGCCCAACACAGAGGCTATTCTCGATCTCAACGTGGACTTCTTCCAGTTCAATCCGAATTAGAAGGGACAAATGTATAGAAAGCGCTTAGCTAGCAATGGAGATGAAGAATTCTATGATAGAGTGAAAGGTATTTCAACTACTTTTTAACTTGAACACTGAAAAGGTTCTAAAATATGAAagtttaaaacatttattttatttatcgtGCATATTGCATGAAGAAAGTCTCTGAAAATTGAAACGAACTTTTCTAAGTagattaaaatgtattaatggAGTATGTAAATATAGAAATAGGGATCtcttagatacattttggtattgtattttgaatttttactgaatattaatattgaaattGTATAATTTGAAAAGTAACCTCATATAACCTCCAGCCAAAAATCTATGCAATTAGTACGCAAATGTAAATGGTTGAGTGGCAAAAATGCCGCATGCGGATGGAGATTATTTATGAAGTACTTAACTGGCTAACGAAAGATGCctattaaatgaatttatctTCCTTGATTTTTGAAATTGTTGCGTTATTATTTGCTGGAACATTTGGAAGTGAATAAAAATCCTGGCCAATTTAGTTTAATGTATATATGCTTGTGGTTTCTAGCAGCTTTTCATACTTTTCATTTGTGTTTACTGCAAGTCAATTAAATTGATCGCAATTTTAATGGCGTTCAGCTAAATGGTAAATTTCtgtgaaaaattattattgcttTTAGTACAAAGCTGCTGCTTAAATAAATCCCTTTCAATACCTGTGTGTATTACAATATCTAGAATATCTTTATTGAAAAGCGTGCGTGTATCTATGTTTACTTTCAGGTGTAAAGTTTATTTGCCACGATGTAATCATATTTTCTGGCCATCCACTTGATTTTCAAAATACGTGGAGGATGGCAAGGGGGTGGCTAAAATCAATTTGGCAGTTATCACTGCAAATGGACGACCGTGTTTGCCTTGGTTCAATATGATTAAAGCTGATGACCGCCATGGAATTGCACCTAAAAGTGCAGTCAGAAAGTGACCTATAAATAGCGGAGATTCAAAGAAGTGCGGACGTAGTGCATTATGAGGACGTTGACGGAAAGCAGGCGGCGCCAAAGTGGCTCCTCCGGGTGCAAAAAGGACTCCGAGTCGGATGACGATGAGAATACCATCTGTAGCAGGGCGGCCATTAAGAGGAGTGTGGTCTACTATCTCAAGAACAGCACCCTCCATGGATTAAAGTACATCGCCGAAGAGAGCATCACCATTCCGGAACGGTACGTAAGCAAGGTAGCCGAATCGATCAGCCTATCGCAGAGATCGCGGACACTAAAAGAGGCATTACTTTATATATAGACAAGTACGAGCAATGCCACGAACTTacaattcatattttatatcgCCTTTCAGCATCTTTTTTGGTCTTGCCTTTGTGCTGGTGGTGATCCTTTCCGTGTTCTTCATATCCAACGTGTACGTAAAGTGGAGTGCTTCGCCCATAATCATTTCGACCAGTGCCAAGCAAAAGCTGACCAGCAACATGCCATTTCCGGCGATCACGATCTGTAATCTCAACCAGGCGCTGCTAAGCAAAGTGGATCGCATTGGACGGACCAGCACGAATTTCTCGCTGCTGATGGGTCT
The DNA window shown above is from Drosophila melanogaster chromosome X and carries:
- the CG9132 gene encoding uncharacterized protein, isoform B, which codes for MEYESVLIVKPEVFIYKIPPRASNRGYRAGDWNLKEPTWTGRMRLVAKGTAVVLKLEDKTSGALFANCPIDTYPGVAIEAVSDSSRYFVIRVQDDNGRSAFLGLGFGDRSDSFDLNVALQDHFKWVKNQEQIEKEKTEPKQELDLGFKEGETIKINMRITKKDGSEGSSRTGKNKGSSGVLPPPPGGLGKIAPPPAAAAANTTVRQSPGVSPAHRPAAGGSEWTDYASAGGNQGQQNSANANWVQF
- the CG9132 gene encoding uncharacterized protein, isoform A produces the protein MRLVAKGTAVVLKLEDKTSGALFANCPIDTYPGVAIEAVSDSSRYFVIRVQDDNGRSAFLGLGFGDRSDSFDLNVALQDHFKWVKNQEQIEKEKTEPKQELDLGFKEGETIKINMRITKKDGSEGSSRTGKNKGSSGVLPPPPGGLGKIAPPPAAAAANTTVRQSPGVSPAHRPAAGGSEWTDYASAGGNQGQQNSANANWVQF
- the CG4789 gene encoding uncharacterized protein, yielding MAMNNRVRIVVVGDSGVGKTSLTHLITHNEALIRPGWTVGCNIQVKMHPFREGTARECPYFVELFDVGGSLNHKNTRSVFYAGIDGIILVHDLTNAKSQRQLIDWLYEIVNKEGKDTNKSNGASMPPSPPSPLSSFSTDNLGTDGHILFDMEEFLGATQTPILVMGTKLDLLDEKRHPKMGVKKPGGIADKCGAEEIWLNCRNSRSLAAGTTDAVKLSRFFDRVIENRKALRAALAFGVSSSNAVSPPDRRRFGPTSAKMEDSVLPLLDTQDLK
- the Rai1 gene encoding Rat1 interacting protein 1, which translates into the protein MAENAGFISVPWGQHKLGAMYNTPFPSISRPKCIGVCSINASREFVDDASCASYLAGQPWPPLPFDLNGGIEDVIRKPVENGKRDLEIMLTYIKQHQKELLRQSSSDARNLRLDSDFVTLRGILRQIMCLQYDNRSFRVKATLLNGNVYMCKEETPEQQLENANMSRAQRVMCSWGFKFEQYLTSAQAQGKPVTNVPVNEAEEFMGVYRTNLAGILMLYGAELDCVDSKEPVDFKDCRVLDSLKFVELKTSVFNMNPHQIRTFKSFKSANWWSQSFLVGITTLYVGLRDTKGMLQRIDEIDVATLARNKPWSASAMAWYLEQFLRNLKKLLVNINDPFAVVQVTFLNKHASYEVLRGPEHQILPNWYRDLLKTRS
- the CG13005 gene encoding uncharacterized protein; this encodes MKHLLEDPSVLAELQVLPDKTGGVQDRQEAAKNPAENSVPDEDLPAAGGDLLRVKDTLGQLACSLHKLSKNDHIVIDRKRHQVIRTDAATQQLTIYRCPDPAVMGIRPAIEKNAQNPPAKVGRPSKRACSVATAPVAKKPTLAEQKPAPDTHRTRSGRQVRSLMPQPAPVTSGSAVEPSSARMLEMLVADLRDKDYRAPMAAPKSTSVSSSVSISQEPTTTTTIQRAVPKNAVCPGCGKIFLGRRLQRHFVKFPEHMPRPGEQTPPVAVATVPSTVHPPSTPSLFGLLTAQLQRHSHLSEEQRSDLFLNELNDFVEQLQLRSQRLIRNTSGLHFVNARIARVLGIPEGQYALDMSAMESPLAPMPESEGAALVAGSGSEGARNLVVYAELSMSLDDPLTDEAAQRLNLSAGGQLHPPSEESLLRNVSDLMQPPVATAPPTVNHGYDHASDNAVEALTMKETPNTEAILDLNVDFFQFNPN